In Brassica rapa cultivar Chiifu-401-42 chromosome A06, CAAS_Brap_v3.01, whole genome shotgun sequence, a single window of DNA contains:
- the LOC103874000 gene encoding transcription factor bHLH93 — MELSTQMNVFEELLVQTKQETTDDINTNYNNLSFNGGFDHHHHPHQQLFPNGWNIDYLCFNNEEEDENTLLYSSSFMDLISQPPPLLLHQTPLLPPPSASSPPLTSSVATTFDYPFLEALQEIIDSSSPSPPLMLPTSQEDSFINPTSYPSPLMESDQSKSFSVGYCGGETTNKKKSKKLEGQPSKNLMAERRRRKRLNDRLSMLRSIVPKISKMDRTSILGDAIDYMKELLDKINKLQEEEQELGNSNGSHHSKLFGDIKDLNTNEPMVRNSPKFEVDRRVVDTRVDICCSPKPGLLLSTVNTLETLGLEIEQCVISCFSDFSLQASCSEAAQQRDFITSEDIKQALFRNAGYGGNCL; from the exons ATGGAACTGTCGACTCAAATGAACGTGTTCGAAGAGCTTCTTGTTCAGACAAAGCAAGAAACTACCGACGACATCAACACCAACTACAACAATCTGAGCTTCAATGGCGgatttgatcatcatcatcatccccaTCAACAACTATTCCCAAATGGATGGAATATTGACTACCTCTGTTTCAacaacgaagaagaagacgaaaatACCCTTCTATACTCTTCATCTTTCATGGATTTAATCTCTCAACCACCTCCATTGCTTCTTCACCAAACACCACTATTACCACCACCCTCCGCCTCATCTCCTCCGTTAACATCCTCCGTGGCCACAACATTCGATTACCCTTTTCTTGAGGCGTTACAAGAGATTATCGACTCTTCCTCCCCTTCACCTCCATTGATGCTTCCAACTTCTCAAGAAGATAGCTTCATTAATCCTACGTCCTATCCATCTCCACTGATGGAGTCTGATCAGAGCAAAAGCTTCAGTGTTGGTTACTGTGGAGGAGAGACaacgaacaagaagaagagcaaAAAGCTCGAAGGCCAACCTTCAAAGAATCTCATGGCCGAGAGACGTCGAAGAAAACGACTTAATGATCGACTCTCTATGCTCCGGTCCATTGTTCCCAAAATCAGTAAG ATGGACAGGACATCGATATTAGGAGATGCCATAGATTACATGAAGGAGCTTTTAGACAAGATCAACAAATTGCAAGAGGAGGAACAAGAACTTGGAAATAGCAATGGTTCACATCATTCTAAGCTGTTCGGTGATATCAAGGATCTCAACACAAACGAACCTATGGTCAGAAACTCACCAAAG TTTGAAGTGGACAGGAGAGTCGTAGATACTCGGGTTGACATATGTTGCTCTCCCAAACCGGGATTGCTTCTATCAACTGTTAATACATTAGAGACTCTAGGCCTGGAGATTGAACAATGTGTTATAAGCTGCTTTAGTGATTTCTCTTTGCAGGCTTCTTGCTCCGAG GCAGCTCAGCAGAGAGATTTCATCACCTCGGAAGATATAAAGCAAGCACTATTTAGAAACGCAGGTTATGGAGGAAATTGTTTGTAA